Within the Halobaculum limi genome, the region CGAACCTCTATGTGGGCACCGTCGAGGGAGAGGTCCTCGACGTCTGGATCGACCAGGATTCGTCAGTGTCGCCCGGGACTGTCGAGTGGAGAGACACGGTGTACGGCGAAATCTCTCAGCTCGTCACGCCGAACGCCGCAGGAGTGATCGCGGGGACGACTGGCGGTGACGTGTACGCGCTGTACAACGGTCGAGGGCTCTGGAGGGCGAAAGCACCGGGGATGATCACCGCAATGAGCGCCGAAGCGGGGAACAACCTGTACGTCGCGACGTTCGGCGGCGGCGTCCTTCGACTTCGAACCGCCGCCCACGCCGGCCGCGTCCGGTGGCACGCTGAACACGGTCCGATCGCAGAGGGATCGCTCATTCGGGCTGCTGGGGGCGTGTACGGCGTGGATGGCGGCGGCCTCTCCAAGTTGGGCAGTGACGACGGAGCCGAGTTGTGGACCGCTCCGAGGGCCACGCCCAGCGTCCCCGCAGCCGCCGGGGATACGCTATTCATCGGTGGAGAAGGTGGTCTCTGTGCGTACCGACTCTCTGGTGGGATCGGCGTTGGGAGCGTCCGTGCGAATCCGCGTCGGTGGACGTACTCACTCGAGGGTGGCTCTGTCTCAGGCGTGAGTGTCGCCGACGGCGCAGTGTTTGCTGGCGTGAGCGACGATCAGCGGATCGTCGCTGTGGACTGACTGACGGTGACCCGTTGGCGGACAGCTGCCCTGACCAGAGCAACGCCTACACGCAGTGGTGCAGACAACCAAACGATCTACCAGCGGACCTCGTCTCCGACGG harbors:
- a CDS encoding PQQ-binding-like beta-propeller repeat protein; amino-acid sequence: MPSRRAVLAGITGGVASSLAGCVGTSANATPGTDENTDWPMFAGNNYGTGYVPTAAAPRSDPTERFSVSLEGDPLGQPIVVDGRVFQSTWYGLEAFDAETGESLWTFRDEEPEDTAVEYHPPAVHDGVAYVGTEAGLVALDAASGAERWRVETEGRVSAPPIPGFDWTNLYVGTVEGEVLDVWIDQDSSVSPGTVEWRDTVYGEISQLVTPNAAGVIAGTTGGDVYALYNGRGLWRAKAPGMITAMSAEAGNNLYVATFGGGVLRLRTAAHAGRVRWHAEHGPIAEGSLIRAAGGVYGVDGGGLSKLGSDDGAELWTAPRATPSVPAAAGDTLFIGGEGGLCAYRLSGGIGVGSVRANPRRWTYSLEGGSVSGVSVADGAVFAGVSDDQRIVAVD